ACTTTTCCTTCAGATTATTGgtgtcaaattcaaaaatcataCTAGGGCACAAATACAATTGATAAGAGTAACCAAATCATGTGtcaattaaaagaattatatattatatcggcTGGATTAGAACTTACAATCATATTGGCAAGAGCAATTCCAATAATGTCTCGCTTCGTAGCTATTTCAAGCCCTAAAAGTGAATTACCAGTTAAATCTGATGCCATTGATCTAGGGTCCTCCACGCATTTTCCATTGACAATTGCAAACAAGCTGTGTCCTGAAATTACTTTGAACAGCTCCTAGAGACAGAAAAGGTTAAATTGAATGAGTCCAAATCCAAGCCACCTTATAGCAaatagaataaaagataaaacttcAGGCTCTACAGGAAAACGTTGGCTTTCCAACTGGGTATATAACACAAACAAGAAAAGACATCAACAttgcaatataaaaaataggcatTGGCAAGTCTGCACAATCAAATCTTGCAAGATTAAAGCACCTCTGGGTACCCTGTTTGAGGCCATATCAAAAAATCTTCCCCAACTCGAGATCCCACAATAGTCAGGCCAAGTCGTCGACAAACTTCAATGTAGATTATGCTAAGCAAAATTGCTGTCAGCAAGGAAATTATATCATCAGCAATCTGATCTATACAGAGAAATAAAGGGAAGATGGCAAAAATGCATTAAAGCAAACCgctattgatttaaaaaataagcacTATACCACTGCCACGTCCAGAGCTTAGTACAGAGTGTAGGTACGAGTACTTTGAATCAACAAGAATAGGTGACCTTTTGAAGCCTCTAAACTCAAAAAGAACTACATTCACTGCTTCCAGAACAGCAACCAAATGGCAACCAATGTCTCTATAAACTAGTTCTGCTTCGACTTCCTTGGCAATAGTATCCAACACACTTATCCACTCAGATATACTCTTTCCAGCCAAAGGCATCTGGTCCACGTGTTTCCAGTCCTTGGAATCAGCTGGGACCGACACATTTTTCCTCTCATTCATCATTGAACGAGCATCCATTTCTTGATTGTAAGCTATAAAGGCCTCATCTTCAGCAGCAATGTAGAGCAAAGCCTgcaatatgatataatataagaaatagaaTCTcgaaacaaaagaaatatatacATTGATGTGACAAATATACACCTTTGCGAGAGAGATGTCTTTGTCCTTAGATTGAAAGGAGATTTCTTGAGTGAACTTTTGTCTTGCAGTCTTAAGAGCCTGATAATTGTTGTAGTAGCACAATAAATGAGATGTATGAAGAAACCATAGTGAAATTAAAACTAGTAACTGTTGATAATTGTTGCATATCCACAATATCATTTTGGTTACAAATCAAATCGACCTCCTGGTAAATATGGTGAGGGGACGAGTCATTGGTTAGCTGATTGCTAAAGAGAGGGTAAGCAGAAGCCGGTGAAGCTGAAGTAGTCGAAAACGGAGGGAAATGTGCCCTACTCCTACTCCTCGACCTCCtcctcctcatcatcatcaccgTTGGTTTCGATTTGTTGTTCTTGTTATTCCAACAACAAGGACGTTGATCATGATCATACCTGATGATCGTAAAGAATAAATGGATATTGGGGGTTGTCTACCACAAATCCTTCTTCCAtttctaattatatactaaattaCATTTTACAAAATCTAAACATATGAAATACCTACTCATCATAGCATTTATTGAATTAATcagttaattaataaattgtacCTGTTGGAGATGAACTGATGATCATAGAAACCGCAGTAGATTGCCATAGTCGCTGACGTGGCTGCCGGGAAACTAATACTAATGTTAATCTTGGCGAGGGGAAATAATGTAcacataagaaaaagaaaagaaaatgagaattgatttacaaaaagaaaaaaaaaaaagatattgatgAATGATCAGGCGTCTTCTGcaataaagaaagcaaaagaagaCGCAACGTTCATGATATTGCAATAAGAGGATGGTTTGAACATGAAATTTTCCAGAATAATATTGGGCTTTGAGAAGGTAGTTCCACAACACAAGATAAACGATGATGATCTTGATCttgaacaaaaatgaaaattgtaaCAGCAAGAATAAGAAGAGCTATCAAGGGAGAAACAAGAATTCCCAAATtccataataaaattcataaccCAATACACCCACAGAATAAACcgattacatataaaaataaaggagTTTGTAATAGGTAATGGCTCCTCTCCTTCTCCACCTGATTTGACAACAACCCTGGTTTTGTGTACTGTAATGTAGAAGATTGAGGCAAAGTAGATTAGATGGTAATAGGTTTCCAATTTGGAATCCACTATCAATCCCACTTcctcattatttatatatacttgtTTTTTTATGAAGTCATTTTTAACTCTTATCCTTTTCTTTGTACTTTATGGGattgtgttttttttctttttcattattaatcaatttattacaCCATGCTGTGCAGCTGTGCTGGTGTCTGAACTAATTTCTAACTAACGcttaaaaggaaagaaatgggATGCTACCAAATTTAAGCATTCAGTTATTCAGGTTgaattaaaagtgaaaaatttgatgaaaagatatatcaagaaagaggaagaaaggGGATGGATAATGTCCCGTGGATGATGATGAAATGGCTGTAATTTGATTGATTAGTCTGGTAATGGAAGGCCCACCTGAGGTGATGAATCTCCCCCCTATATTTTGGATCATTTCAAATTCGGACCCCAACTATCCCCTGCCACAGTACCTGGATAGGATGGGATCGGATCTGATCGGATCATTGTCACGTCaattttctaaatattaaaataaaacaacatccaTTTGCATTATTGACTGATTTTCTACTCTTTTGCTTTTTGTATTCTACTGGATAACATCTCTCATCATCAgccatcatcattcataatgtCATTTACTAACAGTCAGCCAAAAACCTCTTATTTTTAatggattttaaatttattctaataaaaaaatattgactaattttatgaaaataataattatttaaattattttacataaaacctcaaagtaataaaatataaccaaaaaaattgtcattgcATAGTAATTAAACATaacaatgaataatatattaatcttttttcctattttaaaccTTAAGATCTGgttaatttctcaaattttcccaTGTTTCCTTTCCTAAGATTTGCAATCCATAGATGGAATTAACAATAGTTTACAGATTACCGACCATATTTATAAGGAAGCCacttttttcttattcataTGTTAATTTAAACATCTTCTCATTATGGTTTactaaatgtatatataaaattaccttATTTTTCAACACGGCCTTGTGTAAAGTTAAGCCTGATGACACAGATTATATAAGCTCTCACCATTGAACCTTTGCTTCTAGCTCA
The genomic region above belongs to Mangifera indica cultivar Alphonso chromosome 15, CATAS_Mindica_2.1, whole genome shotgun sequence and contains:
- the LOC123197167 gene encoding uncharacterized protein LOC123197167 isoform X1 is translated as MCTLFPLAKINISISFPAATSATMAIYCGFYDHQFISNRYDHDQRPCCWNNKNNKSKPTVMMMRRRRSRSRSRAHFPPFSTTSASPASAYPLFSNQLTNDSSPHHIYQEALKTARQKFTQEISFQSKDKDISLAKALLYIAAEDEAFIAYNQEMDARSMMNERKNVSVPADSKDWKHVDQMPLAGKSISEWISVLDTIAKEVEAELVYRDIGCHLVAVLEAVNVVLFEFRGFKRSPILVDSKYSYLHSVLSSGRGSAILLSIIYIEVCRRLGLTIVGSRVGEDFLIWPQTGYPEELFKVISGHSLFAIVNGKCVEDPRSMASDLTGNSLLGLEIATKRDIIGIALANMIRLHWKRSSRSSHGLMLTSPLRHVHDANDKLNKINNSNFPLLRPQDLRLAIMASERLLILQPHNWALRRDHGMMLYYNREYGEAVQELSICMAFAPEEEAEVLEPFVEKLHLLRLESSWKSLASQLTVP
- the LOC123197167 gene encoding uncharacterized protein LOC123197167 isoform X2, encoding MDARSMMNERKNVSVPADSKDWKHVDQMPLAGKSISEWISVLDTIAKEVEAELVYRDIGCHLVAVLEAVNVVLFEFRGFKRSPILVDSKYSYLHSVLSSGRGSAILLSIIYIEVCRRLGLTIVGSRVGEDFLIWPQTGYPEELFKVISGHSLFAIVNGKCVEDPRSMASDLTGNSLLGLEIATKRDIIGIALANMIRLHWKRSSRSSHGLMLTSPLRHVHDANDKLNKINNSNFPLLRPQDLRLAIMASERLLILQPHNWALRRDHGMMLYYNREYGEAVQELSICMAFAPEEEAEVLEPFVEKLHLLRLESSWKSLASQLTVP